GCAGACCGTCTTCCGTCTGCTGGACTGGGGCGACCGCATCGGGATGCGCCTGCGCGCCGATGGCCGGGTACGACGGCAGGGCGACGGCCTGGCCGGCGTCGCAGAGGCCGACGACCTCGCCGTGCGTGCGGCAATGCTTCTCAAAAGTGTCGCCAATGCCGTTCAAGGTGCAGATATCGTCGTTGAAAAGCATGTTTCAGCAGGTGGTGGGTTCGGTGGCGGTTCGTCCGACGCGGCCACGGTGCTGGTGGTCCTGAACCGGCTCTGGCAGGTCGGCCTGGACGAGGATGCACTGGCGGCGCTGGGCCTGCGCCTCGGTGCCGATGTGCCGGTCTTCGTGCGCGGCCACAACGCCTGGGCCGAGGGGGTAGGCGAACAGCTGCAGCCGGTCACCCTGGCGCCGGCCTGGTACGTCATCGTCGAGCCCGGCGTTCATGTACCCACCCCGGCCCTGTTCGCTGACCCGGATTTGACGCGCGACTGCCCAAAGGCGAAAATAGGCGACTTCGCTTCCGGCGCTCTGGTCGGAAACGTGTTCGAGCCGGTGCTGCGCCGTCGCGAGCCTGCCGTAGAGGCGGCGCTTGCCGCGTTGAGCAGCATAGGCCAGGCACGTTTGACCGGGTCCGGAAGTGGTTGTTTCGTCGAGTTCGATTCGCAGGCTGCCGCAGAGCAGGGGCGAGCGGAATTGCCGAAGGAGTTGCGGGCAAGGGTGGCCGCGGGCGTTGCACGTTCGCCACTGCTGGATGCACTCGAGCAACACTGATTCATCAATGCAGGGGCGTCGCCAAGAGGCCCAAGGCACCAGGTTTTGATCCTGGCATTCGGAGGTTCGAATCCTCCCGCCCCTGCCAATGCGGCTGTGTCCGCGCCATCCAGCGCATCACTGCGCGGGACGTGGAAACAGTCGCGGTGTTGTAAGCAGCAGGGGCCGAGGTGGTCCTTGCCGCTACCGGATCCCCGCCACTCGTCCCCGCCCGAGACAATCATGATGCAAGAGTCCCCGAACCTGCTGGTCTTTTCCGGCAACGCCAACAAACGTCTGGCGCAGAACATCTGCAAGGAACTGGGGGTCCGCCCGGGCAAGGCGCTGGTCTCGCACTTCTCCGATGGCGAAGTGCAGGTCGAGATCGAAGAGAACGTCCGCAAGCAGGACGTCTTCGTGATCCAGCCGACCTCGGCGCCGAGCGCTGAAAACCTGATGGAACTGCTGGTGCTGATCGACGCGCTCAAGCGCGCATCGGTGGCCAGCGTGACCGCCGTGGTGCCGTACTTCGGCTACTCGCGCCAGGATCGCCGCATGCGTTCCTCGCGCGTGCCGATCACCGCCAAGCTGGCGGCCAAGATGTTCAGCACCGCTGGCGCTGATCGCGTGCTGACCGTCGACCTGCACGCCGACCAGATCCAGGGCTTCTTCGATATCCCGGTGGACAACGTGTATGCGTCCCCGCTGCTGCTGGCCGACATCTGGCGCGCCTACGGCACCGAGAACCTCATCGTCGTCTCGCCGGACGTGGGCGGCGTGGTCCGCGCCCGTGCGGTCGCCAAGCGCCTGGATGACGCCGATCTGGCAATCATCGACAAGCGCCGTCCGCGCGCCAACGTCTCCACCGTGATGAACATCATCGGTGACGTCGAAGGCAAGACCTGCGTCATGGTCGATGACATCGTCGATACCGCCGGCACCCTGTGCGCCGCTGCCGCTGCCCTGAAGGCGCGCGGTGCGCTCAAGGTCGCCG
Above is a genomic segment from Stenotrophomonas sp. ESTM1D_MKCIP4_1 containing:
- the ispE gene encoding 4-(cytidine 5'-diphospho)-2-C-methyl-D-erythritol kinase, with the translated sequence MTAQIDADGWSWWPAPAKLNLFLHITGRRADGYHELQTVFRLLDWGDRIGMRLRADGRVRRQGDGLAGVAEADDLAVRAAMLLKSVANAVQGADIVVEKHVSAGGGFGGGSSDAATVLVVLNRLWQVGLDEDALAALGLRLGADVPVFVRGHNAWAEGVGEQLQPVTLAPAWYVIVEPGVHVPTPALFADPDLTRDCPKAKIGDFASGALVGNVFEPVLRRREPAVEAALAALSSIGQARLTGSGSGCFVEFDSQAAAEQGRAELPKELRARVAAGVARSPLLDALEQH
- a CDS encoding ribose-phosphate diphosphokinase; protein product: MQESPNLLVFSGNANKRLAQNICKELGVRPGKALVSHFSDGEVQVEIEENVRKQDVFVIQPTSAPSAENLMELLVLIDALKRASVASVTAVVPYFGYSRQDRRMRSSRVPITAKLAAKMFSTAGADRVLTVDLHADQIQGFFDIPVDNVYASPLLLADIWRAYGTENLIVVSPDVGGVVRARAVAKRLDDADLAIIDKRRPRANVSTVMNIIGDVEGKTCVMVDDIVDTAGTLCAAAAALKARGALKVAAYCTHAVLSGPAVDNITNSQLDELVVTDTIPLKDAARVCSKIRQLSVAEMLAETMRRIAFGESVSSLYVD